Proteins encoded within one genomic window of Halorussus salilacus:
- the thyX gene encoding FAD-dependent thymidylate synthase, which translates to MEVTLLKSTEDPEEAICTAARNDYMSDWVGEKGFEEIMETVEGDTIEEKQYTLISHLLKHGHFGPFEHPKAVFAVKGISRSCMAQITRHRHVSFDVQSMRYVSFDDVDPDDVGDGEMVVIPHSVNDPDWIGRNQKGGAVDEETVEKRRRVFEASVTESVDAYQQLLDLGVPPEDARFVLPIGTKVNMVMSMNLRMLMHVADMRAAADAQWEIRELTETVLDFAEEWCPLTFKYYNENMKNRKNRLAP; encoded by the coding sequence ATGGAAGTCACACTGCTCAAATCCACGGAAGACCCGGAAGAGGCGATCTGTACTGCGGCGCGGAACGACTACATGAGTGACTGGGTGGGTGAGAAGGGCTTCGAGGAGATCATGGAGACGGTAGAGGGCGATACCATCGAGGAGAAACAGTACACGCTCATCAGTCACCTCCTCAAACACGGTCACTTCGGTCCGTTCGAACATCCCAAGGCCGTCTTCGCCGTCAAAGGGATCAGTCGCTCCTGTATGGCTCAGATCACCAGACACAGGCACGTCAGTTTCGACGTCCAGAGCATGCGGTACGTCTCGTTCGACGACGTCGATCCGGACGATGTGGGCGATGGCGAGATGGTCGTGATACCGCACTCGGTGAACGACCCGGACTGGATCGGTCGAAACCAGAAGGGCGGTGCAGTCGATGAGGAAACGGTCGAGAAACGCCGGAGAGTGTTCGAAGCGTCCGTCACCGAATCGGTCGATGCGTATCAGCAACTCCTCGACCTCGGCGTCCCGCCGGAAGACGCCCGATTCGTCCTTCCCATCGGAACCAAAGTCAACATGGTGATGTCGATGAATCTGCGAATGCTCATGCACGTCGCCGACATGCGCGCGGCGGCCGACGCCCAGTGGGAGATCCGTGAGCTAACCGAAACCGTTCTCGACTTCGCAGAAGAGTGGTGTCCGCTCACCTTCAAATACTATAACGAGAATATGAAGAACCGGAAGAACCGGCTGGCACCCTGA
- a CDS encoding MBL fold metallo-hydrolase — MITNVARGVQAFTSNAFLVEGDRTVLVDTGANFDAEPRIRERDADLDAVILTHTHPDHVGNLEAVKEAFGVEAWGFDTGQPGVDHAIADGETVRIGGDSYTALHTPGHKDDHLCFHSSGAGVLFAGDLVFQNGSFGRTDLEEGDRGKLIESIDRVRERVDEHLAEMHTGHGPSVTTNPYHDIELAGRAARMG, encoded by the coding sequence ATGATAACCAACGTCGCGCGCGGCGTGCAGGCGTTCACGAGCAACGCCTTCCTCGTGGAGGGCGACCGGACCGTGCTGGTCGATACCGGAGCGAACTTCGACGCGGAACCCCGAATCCGCGAGCGAGACGCCGACCTCGATGCAGTAATCCTGACTCACACTCACCCGGACCACGTCGGGAATCTTGAGGCGGTCAAAGAGGCCTTCGGCGTCGAGGCGTGGGGTTTCGACACCGGCCAACCCGGCGTGGACCACGCCATCGCAGACGGGGAGACCGTTCGAATCGGCGGCGACTCCTACACCGCACTCCACACCCCCGGCCACAAGGACGACCACCTCTGCTTCCACTCGTCGGGGGCTGGCGTCCTGTTCGCGGGCGACCTCGTCTTCCAGAACGGGAGCTTCGGCCGGACCGACCTCGAAGAGGGCGACCGCGGGAAGCTGATAGAGAGCATCGACCGCGTGCGCGAGCGGGTGGACGAACACCTCGCGGAGATGCACACCGGCCACGGCCCGAGCGTGACCACGAACCCCTACCACGACATCGAGTTGGCGGGGCGGGCCGCCCGGATGGGGTAG
- a CDS encoding Rieske (2Fe-2S) protein → MTGRTRLTTVETVRENRSWLFTVRDPYGEPDEVILVPCENGEDEGGEEDEGGEEDEGSEEDEGGEGNERSGENAAVEAWVNRCTHEAQRLDRGFGAAMRDGRIICPKHGSMFDACSGYCDNGDAADTTLVSVDVAVEDGEVYLTDGGYDFLHEGGIEDGDGGDEGDDGEDMPGSTSHIGF, encoded by the coding sequence GTGACAGGGAGAACGCGACTCACGACGGTCGAGACGGTCAGGGAGAACCGCTCGTGGCTGTTCACGGTCCGCGACCCGTACGGCGAACCCGACGAGGTCATCCTCGTCCCCTGCGAGAACGGGGAGGACGAGGGAGGCGAGGAGGACGAGGGAGGCGAGGAGGACGAGGGAAGCGAGGAGGACGAGGGAGGCGAAGGGAACGAACGAAGCGGGGAGAACGCCGCGGTCGAGGCGTGGGTGAACCGATGCACCCACGAGGCCCAGCGCCTCGACCGCGGGTTCGGCGCGGCGATGCGCGACGGCCGGATAATCTGTCCGAAACACGGGTCGATGTTCGACGCGTGTTCGGGCTACTGCGACAACGGAGACGCCGCCGACACGACGCTGGTCTCGGTCGACGTCGCGGTCGAGGACGGCGAGGTGTATCTCACTGACGGCGGCTACGACTTCCTCCACGAGGGCGGCATCGAGGACGGCGACGGCGGGGACGAGGGCGATGACGGTGAGGACATGCCCGGCTCAACGTCCCACATCGGATTCTGA
- a CDS encoding ATPase, with amino-acid sequence MRVLVVGGDRVDAGKTTFTTGLLDSLDDRGAVGFKPRAGNDFWFDHDDYRRAVGDGRLYGKDARRLAEASAAALASASDRARPDDADAFAPEDCNPIHRLWRPSPGPDTGLVGVAHREFVLDRVGESFVVNATADVPESARENLPLADAPTVSTVEELDEVTRQLHLPMLDGLADRIRETETAVVESYADVALPIRDLAFDAVAVVEPGRMAAYDGDRFLKACEVAGRSPREGELEVHTGDVTDLADPKATVGLPALAGRDRGDPAAVARAYADAYDALLGVADG; translated from the coding sequence ATGAGGGTCCTCGTCGTCGGCGGCGACCGCGTCGACGCCGGGAAGACGACGTTCACCACGGGCCTGCTGGACTCCCTCGACGACCGCGGCGCGGTGGGGTTCAAACCCCGCGCTGGCAACGACTTCTGGTTCGACCACGACGACTACCGCCGGGCGGTCGGCGACGGGCGGCTGTACGGCAAGGACGCCAGACGGCTCGCGGAGGCCAGCGCCGCGGCGCTGGCCTCCGCGAGCGACCGGGCGCGACCCGACGACGCGGACGCGTTCGCGCCCGAGGACTGCAACCCCATCCACCGCCTCTGGCGGCCCTCGCCCGGGCCCGACACCGGACTCGTCGGCGTAGCCCACCGGGAGTTCGTCCTCGACAGGGTCGGCGAGTCGTTCGTCGTGAACGCCACCGCCGACGTGCCCGAGTCGGCGCGCGAGAACCTCCCGCTCGCCGACGCCCCGACGGTCTCGACCGTCGAGGAACTCGACGAGGTGACGCGCCAGCTCCACCTCCCGATGCTCGACGGCCTCGCCGACCGCATCCGCGAGACCGAGACCGCGGTCGTGGAGTCGTACGCCGACGTGGCGCTCCCGATTCGGGACCTCGCGTTCGACGCGGTCGCGGTGGTCGAACCCGGCCGAATGGCCGCCTACGACGGCGACCGCTTCCTGAAGGCCTGCGAGGTCGCCGGACGGAGCCCCCGCGAGGGCGAACTGGAGGTCCACACCGGCGACGTGACCGACCTCGCCGACCCGAAGGCCACGGTCGGCCTGCCCGCGCTCGCTGGTCGTGACCGCGGCGACCCCGCCGCGGTCGCGCGGGCCTACGCCGACGCCTACGACGCCCTGCTCGGGGTCGCCGACGGATAG
- a CDS encoding DUF5827 family protein has product MPRPKSDFDQLYPCDFYEPDELLDDDRMYTVYEIARLLQGVEADAELDRETEDILLDWAIPWVVFNAEDLVVAEPESDEEPGYYGLKTDGER; this is encoded by the coding sequence ATGCCCCGACCCAAGTCGGACTTCGACCAGCTGTACCCCTGCGACTTCTACGAACCCGACGAACTGCTCGACGACGACCGGATGTACACCGTCTACGAGATAGCTCGCCTCCTCCAGGGCGTCGAGGCCGACGCCGAGCTGGACCGCGAGACGGAAGACATCCTGCTCGACTGGGCCATCCCGTGGGTGGTGTTCAACGCCGAGGACCTCGTCGTCGCCGAGCCCGAGAGCGACGAGGAACCCGGCTACTACGGCCTGAAGACCGACGGCGAGCGATGA
- a CDS encoding DUF7522 family protein produces MGADAGERRSGKAALVETVEAFGDEALRDVWLFDETGHEAMFVRDDVAAKIGEIDVDRFVDNERYGYVTRDTYDDLYYADYEYTVRGFDGFEKFRTFLSDADRKIGVFASFDRREGGYDFGALYEELTAVVDDHPVDSFAPE; encoded by the coding sequence ATGGGAGCAGACGCTGGCGAGCGCCGGTCCGGAAAGGCCGCGCTGGTCGAGACCGTCGAGGCGTTCGGGGACGAGGCCCTCCGCGACGTGTGGCTGTTCGACGAGACGGGCCACGAGGCGATGTTCGTCCGAGACGACGTGGCGGCCAAGATCGGCGAGATAGACGTCGACCGGTTCGTCGACAACGAGCGGTACGGCTACGTCACCCGCGACACCTACGACGACCTCTACTACGCCGACTACGAGTACACGGTCCGCGGATTCGACGGCTTCGAGAAGTTCCGGACGTTCCTCTCGGACGCCGACCGGAAGATTGGAGTGTTCGCGAGCTTCGACCGGCGAGAGGGCGGCTACGACTTCGGCGCGCTGTACGAGGAACTGACCGCGGTCGTCGACGACCACCCCGTCGACTCGTTCGCACCGGAGTGA
- the sod gene encoding superoxide dismutase, protein MSERSEPELPPLPYDYDALEPHISEQVLTWHHDTHHQGYVNGLDSAEQTLAENRESGDYSGTAGALGDVTHNGSGHYLHTLFWENMDPNGGGEPEGDLRERIEEDFGSYEGWKGEFEAAASAAGGWALLVYDPVAKQLRNVAVDKHDNGALWGAHPILALDVWEHSYYYDYGPDRGDFVDNFFEVVDWDNVAEQYEKTVGNHE, encoded by the coding sequence ATGTCCGAGCGATCCGAACCCGAACTGCCACCGCTCCCGTACGACTACGACGCCCTCGAACCCCACATCTCCGAGCAGGTGCTGACGTGGCACCACGACACCCACCATCAGGGCTACGTCAACGGGCTCGACAGCGCCGAGCAGACGCTGGCCGAGAACCGCGAGAGCGGCGACTACTCCGGCACCGCGGGCGCGCTCGGCGACGTGACCCACAACGGCTCGGGTCACTACCTGCACACGCTGTTCTGGGAGAACATGGACCCGAACGGCGGCGGCGAACCCGAGGGCGACCTCCGCGAGCGCATCGAGGAGGACTTCGGCTCCTACGAGGGCTGGAAGGGCGAGTTCGAGGCCGCCGCGAGCGCCGCCGGTGGCTGGGCGCTTCTGGTCTACGACCCCGTCGCCAAGCAGCTCCGTAACGTCGCGGTCGACAAGCACGACAACGGCGCGCTCTGGGGCGCACACCCCATCCTCGCGCTCGACGTGTGGGAGCACTCCTACTACTACGACTACGGTCCCGACCGCGGCGACTTCGTCGACAACTTCTTCGAGGTCGTCGACTGGGACAACGTCGCCGAGCAGTACGAGAAGACCGTCGGCAACCACGAGTAA
- a CDS encoding superoxide dismutase, producing MTTYELPELPYDYDALEPVIDERIMELHHDKHHQGYVDGANAALDQLEEMRGSGDFGDVRAVKRSLAFNLSGHVNHTVFWQNMHPDGGGEPGGDLADALDEHFGGFDGFRQDFEAAAKNAEGSGWGMFVYDHVADKPMVAAAENHQNQHPQGATPLLVLDVWEHAYYLQYENNRGEYVESFWDVVSWADVEQRYQQAQQADAIPVDTGTH from the coding sequence ATGACCACTTACGAGCTACCGGAACTGCCGTACGACTACGACGCGCTGGAACCGGTCATCGACGAGCGCATCATGGAACTGCACCACGACAAGCACCATCAGGGGTACGTCGACGGCGCGAACGCCGCGCTCGACCAGCTGGAGGAGATGCGGGGGTCCGGCGACTTCGGCGACGTGCGCGCGGTCAAGCGGAGCCTCGCGTTCAATCTCTCGGGCCACGTCAACCACACCGTCTTCTGGCAGAACATGCACCCGGACGGCGGCGGCGAACCCGGCGGCGACCTCGCCGACGCGCTCGACGAGCACTTCGGGGGCTTCGACGGCTTCCGGCAGGACTTCGAGGCCGCCGCGAAGAACGCCGAGGGGTCCGGGTGGGGGATGTTCGTCTACGACCACGTCGCCGACAAGCCGATGGTCGCGGCCGCGGAGAACCACCAGAACCAGCACCCGCAGGGCGCGACGCCCCTGCTCGTGCTCGACGTGTGGGAGCACGCCTACTACCTCCAGTACGAGAACAACCGCGGCGAGTACGTCGAGAGCTTCTGGGACGTGGTGAGCTGGGCCGACGTGGAACAGCGCTACCAGCAGGCCCAGCAGGCCGACGCGATTCCGGTGGACACCGGGACCCACTGA
- a CDS encoding peroxiredoxin family protein, which yields MSLEGETAPEFALESTSGGEVSLEDTLDSGPTVVLVNRGHWCSFCAEQLATFSRVFEDLRFNDGVDVLPVVTSELPKLVEMRDRFDYDFQLLADPDGEVAERYSGTEETSHGLTGVAGTYVVDTDGVVRYEQVADRPDDRTYGNWVRYFIRNDFEDPFGE from the coding sequence ATGTCACTCGAAGGCGAAACCGCACCGGAGTTCGCGCTCGAAAGCACGTCGGGCGGCGAGGTGTCGCTCGAAGACACACTCGACTCCGGGCCGACGGTCGTGCTGGTCAACCGCGGTCACTGGTGTAGCTTCTGCGCCGAACAGCTCGCGACGTTCAGCCGGGTGTTCGAGGACCTCCGGTTCAACGACGGCGTCGACGTTCTCCCGGTCGTGACGAGCGAACTGCCGAAACTGGTCGAGATGCGCGACCGGTTCGATTACGACTTCCAACTGCTCGCCGACCCCGACGGCGAGGTCGCAGAGCGCTACAGCGGCACCGAGGAGACCAGCCACGGCCTGACCGGCGTTGCGGGGACGTACGTCGTCGACACCGACGGGGTCGTCCGGTACGAACAGGTCGCCGACCGGCCCGACGACCGGACCTACGGCAACTGGGTCCGGTACTTCATTCGCAACGACTTCGAGGACCCCTTCGGGGAGTAG
- a CDS encoding cryptochrome/photolyase family protein has protein sequence MHLHWHRRDLRAADNRGLAETAREADSVLPVFVLDPGILDHASPPRAAALLDALESLRANYRELGGDLLVVRGDPREELPRVADEYGAEAVSWNRDYSGLARDRDAEVRLALDDAGVSRAVYHDELLHEPGSIRTNAGEHYSVFSYFWKKWRDREKDDPLDAPAAGSVTDPAAGDSDAGDLPTLDDLGFDAPEAEVPAVGTESARDRLRAFCGDAVFRYAEDRDYPAREGTSRLSVHLKYGTVGIREVWRATEDAMARADGSPDEEGSEAASVGEYQRQLAWREFYAHVLAARPDVVASDYRGYENAVEWREDPKGLRAWKEGRTGYPIVDAGMRQLREEAWMHNRLRMVVASFLTKDLMVDWRAGYDWFRRRLVDHDPGNDAGGWQWAASTGMDAQPYFRVFNPMTQGERYDPDAEFVREYVPELRDVPAEKIHAWHELSDDERAELAPDYPAPVVDHAERREQAIAMFEKARGDD, from the coding sequence ATGCATCTTCACTGGCACCGCCGGGACCTCCGGGCCGCCGACAACCGCGGTCTCGCGGAGACCGCCCGGGAGGCCGACTCGGTCCTGCCGGTCTTCGTCCTCGACCCCGGGATTCTCGACCACGCGTCGCCGCCCCGCGCGGCCGCCCTGCTCGACGCGCTCGAATCGCTCCGCGCGAACTACCGCGAACTGGGCGGCGACCTGCTGGTCGTCCGGGGCGACCCCCGTGAGGAACTCCCCCGGGTCGCCGACGAATACGGCGCGGAGGCGGTCTCGTGGAACCGCGACTACTCGGGGCTGGCGCGCGACCGGGACGCCGAAGTTCGCCTCGCGCTCGACGACGCCGGGGTCTCGCGGGCGGTCTATCACGACGAACTCCTCCACGAACCCGGCTCCATCCGGACGAACGCGGGCGAGCACTACTCGGTGTTCTCGTACTTCTGGAAGAAGTGGCGCGACCGCGAGAAGGACGACCCCCTCGACGCGCCCGCGGCCGGGTCCGTCACGGACCCGGCCGCGGGCGACTCCGACGCCGGGGACCTCCCGACGCTCGACGACCTCGGATTCGACGCGCCCGAGGCCGAGGTTCCGGCGGTCGGCACCGAGTCGGCCCGCGACCGACTCCGGGCGTTCTGCGGGGACGCGGTCTTCCGGTACGCCGAGGACCGCGACTACCCCGCGCGAGAGGGGACCTCGCGGCTGTCGGTCCACCTCAAGTACGGGACCGTCGGAATCCGGGAGGTCTGGCGGGCGACCGAGGACGCGATGGCCCGGGCCGACGGGAGCCCCGACGAGGAGGGGAGCGAGGCCGCCTCCGTCGGCGAGTACCAGCGCCAGCTCGCGTGGCGGGAGTTCTACGCCCACGTCCTCGCCGCCCGCCCCGACGTGGTGGCGAGCGACTACCGCGGCTACGAGAACGCCGTCGAGTGGCGCGAGGACCCGAAGGGGCTCCGGGCGTGGAAGGAGGGTCGGACCGGCTACCCAATCGTCGACGCCGGGATGCGCCAGCTCCGCGAGGAGGCGTGGATGCACAACCGCCTGCGGATGGTGGTCGCCTCGTTCCTCACGAAGGACCTCATGGTCGACTGGCGGGCGGGCTACGACTGGTTCCGCCGGAGACTCGTCGACCACGACCCCGGGAACGACGCGGGCGGCTGGCAGTGGGCTGCCTCGACCGGAATGGACGCCCAGCCGTACTTCCGGGTGTTCAATCCGATGACGCAGGGCGAGCGCTACGACCCCGACGCCGAGTTCGTCCGGGAGTACGTCCCCGAACTCCGGGACGTGCCCGCCGAGAAGATTCACGCGTGGCACGAACTGAGCGACGACGAGCGCGCCGAACTCGCGCCCGACTACCCCGCGCCCGTCGTGGACCACGCCGAGCGCCGCGAGCAGGCCATCGCGATGTTCGAGAAGGCGCGCGGCGACGACTGA
- a CDS encoding putative sulfate/molybdate transporter has translation MDLSVGRAERGLAFSLDEVTGAVGDSVTVLPVVVAVAALTDLGLPLLLLWFGVFQVVWGLWYGHPVSVEPMKALAALVIAGSLSVAELALAGTLAGGVLLALGAVGALGALADRIDDAVIRGVQLAVALVLARTGVELGAADPAVALGAAAVGVAVAAVGYPRASALAVLALGVGLAGAETGLPGLAVPDLWVGVAVAPTADALSATAAQLAMTVGNAAVATSLLLSDLFDAEVSPDELSASMGAMNLVAVPLGAFPMCHGSGGVAGKYAFGARTAGSNVVLGVLYAGAALGAAGLVAAFPLAALGVVLVLVAAQLARTSLRTDSVGLTVGIGVLGLLTNVGFAFFAGIAVSALRSRVGGSAA, from the coding sequence ATGGACCTCTCTGTCGGTCGCGCGGAGCGGGGACTGGCGTTCTCTCTCGACGAGGTGACCGGCGCGGTCGGCGACTCGGTCACGGTCCTCCCGGTCGTGGTCGCGGTCGCCGCGCTCACCGACCTCGGGCTCCCCCTGCTCCTGCTGTGGTTCGGCGTCTTTCAGGTCGTCTGGGGGCTGTGGTACGGCCACCCCGTCTCGGTCGAGCCGATGAAGGCGCTCGCCGCGCTGGTCATCGCGGGGTCGCTGTCGGTCGCGGAACTCGCCCTCGCGGGGACGCTCGCGGGAGGCGTCCTGCTCGCGCTCGGGGCGGTCGGCGCGCTCGGCGCGCTCGCCGACCGCATCGACGACGCCGTCATCCGGGGCGTCCAGTTGGCGGTCGCGCTGGTCCTCGCCCGGACCGGGGTCGAACTCGGCGCGGCCGACCCGGCGGTCGCGCTCGGGGCCGCGGCCGTCGGCGTCGCGGTCGCCGCTGTCGGCTACCCCCGGGCGAGCGCGCTCGCGGTGCTCGCGCTCGGGGTCGGCCTCGCCGGGGCCGAGACCGGGCTACCGGGCCTCGCGGTTCCCGACCTCTGGGTCGGGGTCGCGGTCGCGCCGACCGCCGATGCGCTCTCAGCGACGGCCGCACAGCTCGCGATGACCGTGGGCAACGCCGCGGTCGCGACCTCGCTCCTGCTGTCGGACCTCTTCGACGCCGAGGTCTCGCCCGACGAGCTCTCGGCCAGCATGGGCGCGATGAACCTCGTCGCGGTCCCGCTCGGCGCGTTCCCGATGTGTCACGGGAGCGGCGGGGTCGCCGGGAAGTACGCCTTCGGAGCGCGGACCGCGGGGTCGAACGTCGTGCTGGGCGTCCTCTACGCCGGGGCGGCGCTCGGCGCGGCCGGACTGGTCGCCGCGTTCCCCCTCGCGGCGCTCGGCGTGGTGCTCGTCCTCGTGGCGGCCCAGTTGGCCCGGACGAGCCTCCGGACCGACTCGGTGGGCCTGACGGTGGGTATCGGCGTCCTCGGCCTCCTCACGAACGTTGGGTTCGCGTTCTTCGCGGGCATCGCGGTCTCGGCGCTACGCTCGCGAGTTGGGGGGTCGGCGGCGTGA
- a CDS encoding SDR family NAD(P)-dependent oxidoreductase — translation MTNPTHDRFSVADRTAIVTGASSGIGRAIAEEFAADGANVVVCSREQGNVDPVAEGIREGVADGDALAVECDVTDRDAVSALVDATVEEFGGLDVLVNNAGASFVANFDDISPNGWAKILDINLTGTYNCTQVAGEHLKDGGGSVVNLASVAGQQGAPYMSHYGAAKAAVVNLTRSLAFEWASDGVRVNCIAPGFVATPGLESQMGISADDVAREEVERRVGVSEEIADVARFLASPASSFVVGETVTAAGVPDVLESPEV, via the coding sequence ATGACGAATCCGACCCACGACCGGTTCTCGGTCGCCGACCGGACCGCAATCGTCACGGGCGCGAGCTCGGGCATCGGGCGGGCCATCGCCGAGGAGTTCGCGGCCGACGGCGCGAACGTGGTGGTCTGCTCGCGCGAGCAGGGGAACGTCGACCCCGTCGCGGAGGGAATCCGCGAGGGCGTCGCCGACGGCGACGCCCTCGCGGTGGAGTGCGACGTGACCGACCGCGACGCCGTCTCGGCGCTCGTCGACGCGACGGTCGAGGAGTTCGGCGGCCTCGACGTGCTGGTCAACAATGCGGGCGCGAGCTTCGTGGCGAACTTCGATGACATCAGCCCGAACGGCTGGGCGAAGATTCTCGACATCAACCTCACCGGGACCTACAACTGCACGCAGGTCGCGGGCGAGCACCTCAAGGACGGCGGCGGGAGCGTCGTCAACCTCGCGAGCGTGGCGGGCCAGCAGGGCGCGCCCTACATGAGCCACTACGGCGCGGCCAAGGCCGCGGTCGTCAACCTCACCCGGTCGCTGGCCTTTGAATGGGCCAGCGACGGCGTCCGGGTCAACTGCATCGCGCCGGGGTTCGTCGCCACCCCCGGACTGGAGAGCCAGATGGGAATCTCGGCCGACGACGTGGCGCGCGAGGAGGTAGAGCGCCGGGTCGGCGTCAGCGAGGAGATCGCCGACGTGGCCCGGTTCCTCGCGAGTCCGGCCTCGTCGTTCGTCGTGGGTGAGACCGTGACCGCGGCGGGCGTCCCGGACGTGCTGGAGTCGCCCGAGGTGTGA
- a CDS encoding TIGR04024 family LLM class F420-dependent oxidoreductase yields MTDRTVHLPVSAQPTVADIVGFAQRAEDRGYRRAWLPETWGRDAATVLSAVAERTDDIGIGPSILNVYSRSPALVGQTAATLQELSEGRLRIALGPSGPAVIQGWHGAEFERPLRRTREYIDVVRAVLSGETVDYDGDIFTLGGFRLRCDPPETPVPIDAAGMGPKSVELAGRFADGWHALMLTPEGIRDRLDDLRRGAELGGRDPDDVRVTLSLTCAVSEDGERARELARQHLSFYVGAMGTFYRDALARQGYEETAHEIAAAWGNGDQAAALAAVGDDLLDDLGAVGTPEAARERLAAFERIEGVDRVAVSFPRGAERGEVEATIDALAPDA; encoded by the coding sequence ATGACCGACCGAACCGTTCACCTGCCCGTCTCGGCACAGCCGACCGTTGCGGACATCGTCGGCTTCGCACAGCGCGCCGAAGACCGGGGCTACCGGCGCGCGTGGCTCCCCGAGACGTGGGGTCGCGACGCCGCGACCGTCCTCTCGGCCGTCGCCGAGCGCACCGACGACATCGGCATCGGGCCGTCGATACTCAACGTCTACTCCCGGTCTCCGGCGCTCGTGGGCCAGACCGCCGCGACCCTCCAGGAGCTCTCGGAGGGCCGCCTCCGAATCGCGCTCGGTCCCTCGGGTCCCGCGGTGATTCAGGGCTGGCACGGCGCGGAGTTCGAACGACCCCTCCGGCGGACCCGCGAGTACATCGACGTGGTCCGGGCGGTCCTCTCGGGCGAGACGGTCGACTACGACGGCGACATCTTCACCCTCGGCGGATTCCGCCTGCGATGCGACCCGCCCGAGACCCCCGTGCCAATCGACGCCGCCGGGATGGGACCGAAGTCGGTCGAACTCGCCGGGCGGTTCGCCGACGGGTGGCACGCGCTGATGCTCACGCCCGAGGGAATCCGGGACCGACTGGACGACCTCCGGCGCGGCGCGGAACTCGGCGGTCGGGACCCCGACGACGTGCGGGTCACCCTCTCGCTGACCTGCGCAGTCTCGGAGGACGGCGAGCGCGCTCGCGAACTCGCACGCCAACACCTCTCGTTTTACGTCGGCGCGATGGGCACCTTCTACCGGGACGCGCTGGCCCGGCAGGGCTACGAGGAGACCGCCCACGAGATCGCGGCGGCGTGGGGCAACGGCGACCAAGCGGCCGCGCTGGCGGCGGTCGGCGACGACCTGCTCGACGACCTCGGCGCGGTCGGCACGCCCGAGGCGGCCCGCGAGCGGCTCGCGGCGTTCGAGCGAATCGAGGGCGTCGACCGGGTCGCGGTGTCGTTCCCGCGCGGGGCGGAGCGCGGCGAGGTCGAGGCGACCATCGACGCGCTCGCGCCCGACGCCTGA
- a CDS encoding DMT family transporter — MKDFSEYRDGLLFLALAAVWGTAYPAIDVGLRALPPVTFAALRYDLAGALLLAYAAVAALRRGDRWRPRGFREWRLVGVGGLLVVGLHFALLFVGQGYVSGSIASVVMSTTPVLMPLFALVLLPDERLDRTGAVGIVLGLLGVAVVARPDPGGGGANAMGVVLLLLSAASFALGSVLTERWDADLPLVPMQAWMMVVGALALHALAAGPVGESASLSAVTPATVAALVYLAVAASVGGLLAYFTLMRRVGPNEVSLVNYAVPMFAALGEWAALGGTVEGTTVAGFLVILAGFLAVKWDALRRAATPTPDRPTPDSYSSGGGTVMVRGNVYYRDVE; from the coding sequence TTGAAAGACTTCTCCGAGTACCGAGACGGTCTGCTGTTCCTCGCGCTCGCCGCGGTGTGGGGGACCGCGTACCCCGCGATAGACGTTGGTCTGCGCGCGCTCCCGCCCGTGACGTTCGCGGCGCTCCGGTACGACCTCGCGGGGGCGCTCCTGCTGGCGTACGCCGCGGTCGCCGCGCTCCGGCGCGGCGACCGCTGGCGGCCCCGTGGGTTCCGGGAGTGGCGACTGGTCGGCGTCGGCGGCCTCCTCGTCGTCGGCCTCCACTTCGCTCTGCTGTTCGTCGGACAGGGGTACGTCTCGGGGAGCATCGCCTCCGTGGTGATGAGCACGACCCCCGTGCTGATGCCCCTGTTCGCGCTGGTCCTCCTGCCCGACGAGCGCCTCGACCGGACCGGCGCGGTCGGCATCGTCTTGGGCCTGCTGGGGGTCGCTGTCGTCGCGCGGCCCGACCCCGGTGGCGGCGGCGCGAACGCGATGGGGGTCGTCCTCCTCCTGCTGTCGGCCGCGAGTTTCGCGCTCGGGTCGGTGCTGACCGAGCGCTGGGACGCCGACCTCCCGCTGGTCCCGATGCAGGCGTGGATGATGGTCGTGGGCGCGCTCGCGCTCCACGCGCTCGCGGCCGGTCCGGTCGGCGAGTCGGCGTCGCTGTCGGCCGTGACGCCCGCGACCGTCGCGGCGCTGGTCTACCTCGCGGTGGCCGCGAGCGTCGGCGGCCTGCTCGCGTACTTCACCCTGATGCGGCGGGTCGGACCCAACGAGGTGTCGCTGGTCAACTACGCCGTGCCGATGTTCGCCGCGCTCGGCGAGTGGGCCGCGCTCGGTGGCACCGTCGAGGGGACCACCGTCGCGGGCTTTCTGGTCATCCTCGCGGGCTTCCTCGCGGTCAAGTGGGACGCCCTCCGGCGCGCGGCGACCCCGACCCCCGACCGGCCGACACCCGACTCGTATTCGTCGGGCGGCGGTACGGTGATGGTCCGCGGAAACGTCTACTACCGCGACGTGGAGTAA